From the genome of Thermoflexus hugenholtzii, one region includes:
- a CDS encoding NYN domain-containing protein — protein sequence MARRDRPGIAVFIDFENIVTAAESRYYTLDLQRLFAELGRRGRLVLKRAYGDWSRFTKYREELLRHGVDLVQIYSYGHKIARNRADVRMAIDAMEVLFTRPEIQIFAIISGDSDFSSLITRLREHGKFVIGVGVQGATSDLIPALCDEFVYYDTLIASEGGAAPTPAPPSTPEGEAPAPAPEAMGAAERYRRYLEDWGFALLEATVRRMGLTRLFEALRTGASDLTLTRWLEQANWEGLDLEENGRQELSWLLLLSPALSFGALPPSSVTPIQGLRVTSLKRFIEAAESGMIRFLGMANWPLEPEALALLLGLPIGEVESILRGMVREGVLASENGVLRWARPEDPLREDVFEPLRAELAGVRYPSGITPSLGEARALFEEGMSYRRDRNFPMALDRFRLALRMTLDLWEARAPGVGPYEIRWRAASYCSVRAGELFNNRRDYAGSLPYYHAFIALMIPGDPVWEKLRGLVDFMLHYALSAFSENQIPVAAGPFVRRVLELFHDPDPTRGERVRAWVETVASLNPTMIAWLLDQLAGVEAPEEQKSPLEAFLRARMQEARPAR from the coding sequence ATGGCGCGTCGGGATCGACCGGGCATCGCCGTGTTCATCGATTTCGAGAACATTGTAACCGCGGCGGAGAGCCGTTACTACACCCTGGACCTCCAGCGCCTGTTCGCGGAGCTCGGCCGGCGCGGGCGCCTGGTCCTGAAGCGGGCTTACGGAGACTGGTCGCGCTTCACCAAATACCGGGAGGAGCTGCTCCGGCACGGGGTGGATCTGGTCCAGATCTATTCCTACGGCCACAAGATCGCCCGCAACCGCGCCGACGTCCGCATGGCCATCGATGCCATGGAGGTGCTCTTCACCCGACCGGAGATCCAGATCTTCGCCATCATCTCAGGGGACAGCGATTTCTCCAGCCTGATCACCCGGCTCCGGGAGCACGGCAAGTTCGTCATCGGCGTGGGCGTCCAGGGGGCCACCAGCGACCTGATCCCGGCCCTCTGCGATGAGTTCGTTTACTACGACACCTTGATTGCCTCGGAGGGAGGAGCGGCTCCCACCCCAGCGCCTCCTTCGACCCCGGAGGGTGAAGCGCCGGCCCCCGCCCCGGAGGCCATGGGAGCGGCGGAGCGCTACCGTCGTTACCTGGAGGACTGGGGCTTCGCGTTGCTGGAGGCCACCGTTCGGCGCATGGGGCTCACCCGCCTCTTTGAGGCCCTGCGGACGGGAGCCTCCGACCTCACCCTCACCCGCTGGCTGGAGCAGGCGAACTGGGAGGGCCTGGATCTGGAGGAGAACGGCCGCCAGGAGCTGAGCTGGTTGCTGCTGTTGAGCCCCGCCCTCTCCTTCGGCGCCCTCCCGCCTTCCTCTGTCACGCCCATCCAGGGGTTGCGGGTGACGAGCCTCAAGCGGTTCATCGAGGCGGCGGAGAGCGGGATGATCCGGTTCCTGGGCATGGCCAACTGGCCCCTGGAGCCGGAGGCCCTGGCCCTCCTGCTCGGCCTCCCCATCGGCGAGGTGGAATCCATCCTGCGGGGAATGGTGCGGGAGGGAGTCCTGGCGTCCGAGAACGGCGTCCTGCGCTGGGCGCGTCCGGAGGATCCGCTGCGGGAGGACGTCTTCGAGCCGCTGCGGGCGGAGCTGGCCGGGGTCCGTTATCCCTCCGGGATCACCCCCTCCCTGGGGGAGGCCCGGGCGCTGTTCGAGGAGGGGATGAGCTATCGTCGCGATCGAAACTTCCCCATGGCCCTGGACCGCTTCCGGCTGGCGCTGCGGATGACCCTGGACCTGTGGGAGGCGCGTGCGCCGGGGGTCGGGCCCTATGAGATCCGCTGGCGCGCGGCCAGCTACTGCTCGGTGCGGGCCGGTGAGCTCTTCAACAACCGCCGCGACTACGCCGGCTCCCTCCCTTACTACCACGCCTTCATCGCCCTGATGATCCCCGGCGATCCGGTCTGGGAGAAGCTCCGCGGGCTGGTGGACTTCATGCTTCATTACGCGCTGTCTGCCTTCTCCGAGAATCAGATCCCGGTCGCCGCCGGGCCGTTCGTCCGGCGCGTGCTGGAGCTCTTCCACGATCCCGATCCCACGCGGGGGGAGCGGGTCCGGGCGTGGGTGGAGACAGTCGCCTCCCTGAACCCGACGATGATCGCCTGGCTGCTGGATCAACTGGCCGGAGTGGAGGCCCCGGAGGAACAGAAATCGCCCCTGGAGGCTTTCCTCCGGGCTCGCATGCAGGAAGCCCGGCCTGCCCGCTGA
- the ftsZ gene encoding cell division protein FtsZ, giving the protein MDAMTTGQTPAKIRVVGVGGGGSNAVNRMIEEGLRGVEFIAVNTDVQALSLAKADRRIHIGEKITRGLGAGGNPEIGYKAAEESADLIYEALRGSDMVFITAGMGGGTGTGASPVIARIAREVGALTIGVVTRPFSFEGPKRAKAAEEGINRLKENVDTLIVIPNDRLLEITDKKVTLVQAFRMADEVLRQGIQGISELITVPGLINLDFADVRTIMAEGGAALMAIGEASGENRAVEAAQQAISSRLLEVTIDGARGILFNVTGGPDLTLHEVHQAAEIIRQAAHPEANIIFGAVIDEAMQDRVRITVIATGFERPPLQGRRPAQAATPGRAETGAPRPEEGRRPLSDRSFSEGDLDIPAFLRRRG; this is encoded by the coding sequence ATGGACGCGATGACGACGGGTCAGACGCCGGCCAAGATCCGTGTGGTGGGCGTGGGCGGCGGGGGCAGCAACGCCGTGAATCGCATGATCGAGGAGGGGCTCCGCGGGGTGGAGTTCATCGCCGTCAACACCGATGTGCAGGCCCTCTCCCTGGCCAAGGCCGATCGCCGCATCCACATCGGGGAGAAGATCACCCGCGGGCTGGGCGCAGGGGGCAACCCCGAGATCGGCTACAAGGCCGCCGAGGAGTCCGCCGACCTGATCTACGAGGCGCTGCGGGGCTCCGACATGGTCTTCATCACCGCGGGGATGGGCGGCGGCACCGGGACCGGGGCCAGCCCGGTGATCGCTCGCATCGCCCGGGAGGTGGGGGCCCTGACCATTGGGGTGGTGACCCGCCCCTTCTCCTTCGAGGGCCCCAAGCGGGCCAAGGCGGCGGAGGAGGGCATCAACCGCCTGAAGGAGAACGTGGACACCCTCATCGTGATCCCGAACGATCGCCTGCTGGAGATCACCGATAAGAAGGTGACCCTGGTTCAGGCGTTCCGCATGGCCGATGAGGTGCTCCGCCAGGGCATCCAGGGCATCAGCGAGCTGATCACCGTCCCCGGCCTGATCAACCTGGACTTCGCCGACGTGCGCACGATCATGGCCGAGGGCGGGGCGGCGCTGATGGCCATCGGGGAGGCCTCCGGGGAGAACCGCGCGGTGGAGGCGGCCCAGCAAGCCATCTCGAGCCGGCTGCTGGAGGTGACCATCGACGGCGCCCGGGGGATTCTCTTCAACGTGACCGGCGGGCCCGACCTCACCCTCCACGAGGTCCATCAGGCGGCGGAGATCATCCGTCAGGCAGCCCACCCCGAGGCCAACATCATCTTCGGCGCCGTCATCGATGAGGCCATGCAGGATCGGGTGCGGATCACGGTGATCGCCACCGGGTTCGAGCGTCCACCGCTCCAGGGCCGTCGCCCGGCCCAGGCTGCCACGCCGGGGCGGGCGGAGACCGGCGCCCCACGCCCCGAGGAGGGCCGGCGTCCGCTCAGCGATCGCAGCTTCTCCGAGGGGGACCTGGACATCCCGGCCTTCCTGCGCCGGCGGGGTTGA
- the murB gene encoding UDP-N-acetylmuramate dehydrogenase, with amino-acid sequence MMSRPMALPGEALTTVLRRWGLTLQRGVPLARFTTARIGGPADALVIVEEVPALAEVVRAAWADGIPVTLLGGGSNVLVSDRGVRGLVVVNRARDLRFERDGRVWAASGAALSTLARLCAERGWAGLEWGVGIPGTVGGAVVGNAGAHGGDIAGCLESVELLLPEGEVVTWSAAQLELGYRTSRLKTWPHPRRPVVLTARFALRPADPEVLLERIAAFHAYRRRTQPGGASIGSMFRNPPGDYAGRLIEAAGLKGARCGGVVISPLHANFFINEGNGTAADVRALMAEAQRRVWERFGVLLEPEIEMIGEWEDETADPCGGALRREVGGARGEPPVGPVGHPGAG; translated from the coding sequence ATGATGTCACGCCCGATGGCCCTCCCCGGCGAGGCGTTGACCACGGTCCTCCGGCGATGGGGGTTGACGCTCCAGCGAGGGGTCCCGCTGGCCCGCTTCACCACCGCCCGCATCGGCGGGCCCGCCGACGCCCTAGTGATCGTGGAGGAGGTCCCGGCGCTGGCGGAGGTGGTCCGGGCGGCCTGGGCCGATGGGATCCCGGTGACCCTGCTGGGGGGTGGATCGAACGTGCTGGTCTCCGATCGCGGGGTGCGGGGGCTGGTGGTGGTGAACCGGGCGCGGGATCTGCGCTTCGAGCGGGATGGGCGGGTGTGGGCGGCTTCCGGCGCCGCGCTCTCGACGCTCGCCCGGCTGTGCGCCGAGCGGGGATGGGCCGGCCTGGAGTGGGGCGTGGGGATCCCCGGCACGGTGGGTGGCGCGGTGGTGGGGAACGCCGGGGCCCACGGAGGCGACATCGCGGGCTGCCTGGAATCGGTGGAGCTGCTGCTGCCGGAGGGGGAAGTCGTGACATGGTCGGCGGCTCAGCTGGAGCTGGGGTATCGCACCAGCCGGCTGAAGACGTGGCCTCATCCCCGACGGCCGGTGGTCCTAACAGCCCGCTTCGCCCTCCGCCCGGCGGACCCGGAGGTCCTGCTGGAGCGCATCGCCGCCTTTCACGCCTATCGCCGGCGCACCCAGCCCGGAGGCGCCAGCATCGGCTCCATGTTCCGCAACCCGCCCGGGGATTATGCCGGCCGCCTGATCGAGGCCGCCGGGCTGAAGGGCGCTCGATGCGGGGGCGTGGTGATCTCTCCCCTGCATGCGAATTTCTTCATCAACGAAGGGAACGGCACCGCGGCGGATGTGCGGGCCTTGATGGCCGAGGCGCAACGCCGCGTGTGGGAGCGGTTCGGCGTCCTCCTGGAGCCGGAGATCGAGATGATCGGGGAGTGGGAAGATGAAACGGCGGATCCGTGTGGGGGTGCTCTTCGGCGGGAGGTCGGGGGAGCACGAGGTGAGCCTCCTGTCGGCCCAGTCGGTCATCCGGGCGCTGGATAA
- the ftsA gene encoding cell division protein FtsA, with translation MTLVAMDIGSSKICTLVGEADEAGVLRILGVGVVPARGIRRGVVVNIAEATDAIRASVERAERTSGYQIRRAIVGIAGPYVYSVNSKGTASVLRGERGITPADVQRAVENARVIAIPHSREILHVLPRAFTVDGQEGIRDPIGMYGFRLEAEVHIVTAEVGPLANLRRCIESAQIEVEEFVLSPLASAEAVITEGEREMGVALVDIGAGTTDLAVFVEGSVAYTTVIPVGGQHITNDLAYGLHVPAPVAEEIKIRHGHALAAAIPAEEQITVQGFGDNGPVTFSRREMAEIIEARVQEIFQLVLGELRKSGYERLLPAGLVLCGGTALLPGIREVAREHTGMPVRIGMPWDLGGLAETLRSPAFATAVGLLRWGLRADAAAAYAASEGSWWARLWQAVRGILREILPG, from the coding sequence ATGACGCTGGTCGCGATGGATATCGGAAGCAGCAAGATCTGCACCCTGGTGGGCGAGGCCGATGAGGCCGGAGTCCTCCGGATCCTGGGGGTGGGCGTGGTCCCGGCCCGGGGGATCCGCCGGGGGGTGGTGGTGAACATCGCGGAGGCCACCGATGCGATCCGGGCTTCGGTGGAGCGGGCCGAGCGGACCAGCGGATATCAGATCCGCCGGGCCATCGTGGGGATCGCCGGGCCGTATGTGTACTCCGTCAACAGCAAGGGCACGGCCTCGGTGTTGCGGGGGGAGCGGGGCATCACTCCGGCGGATGTGCAGCGGGCGGTGGAGAACGCCCGCGTCATCGCCATCCCGCACTCCCGTGAGATCCTGCACGTGCTCCCCCGGGCGTTCACGGTGGACGGCCAGGAGGGGATCCGGGATCCCATCGGCATGTATGGCTTTCGCCTGGAGGCGGAGGTTCATATCGTCACCGCCGAGGTGGGCCCGTTGGCCAACCTGCGCCGCTGCATCGAATCCGCCCAGATTGAGGTGGAGGAGTTCGTCCTCTCGCCCCTCGCCTCGGCGGAGGCGGTGATCACCGAGGGGGAGCGGGAGATGGGGGTGGCCCTGGTGGACATCGGGGCGGGGACGACGGACCTGGCGGTCTTCGTGGAGGGGAGCGTGGCCTACACCACGGTGATCCCGGTGGGCGGACAGCACATCACCAACGACCTGGCTTATGGCCTGCACGTCCCGGCCCCGGTGGCGGAGGAGATCAAGATCCGGCACGGCCACGCCCTGGCCGCCGCCATCCCTGCGGAGGAACAGATCACCGTGCAGGGGTTCGGAGACAACGGCCCGGTTACGTTCTCCCGCCGGGAGATGGCGGAGATCATCGAGGCGCGGGTTCAGGAGATCTTCCAGCTGGTCCTGGGGGAGCTCCGGAAGTCCGGCTACGAGCGGCTGCTGCCGGCCGGACTGGTCCTGTGCGGAGGGACCGCGCTGTTGCCGGGGATCCGGGAGGTGGCGCGGGAGCACACCGGGATGCCAGTGCGGATCGGCATGCCGTGGGATCTGGGGGGGCTGGCGGAGACCCTGCGTTCGCCGGCCTTTGCCACCGCGGTGGGCCTGCTCCGGTGGGGCCTGCGGGCGGATGCGGCGGCCGCATATGCCGCTTCCGAAGGCTCCTGGTGGGCCCGTCTCTGGCAGGCGGTGCGGGGGATCCTGCGGGAGATCCTGCCCGGATGA
- a CDS encoding LCP family protein, translating to MTMRWLGRALALIGFLMVLQSLAWMSRVPPMGASPSRLANGEEAATAIPSPALPAAPSPTPAPSPMPTATPTPVPPTPTPTPGLPARWALTPTPPPAPVGVPEGAPPPRPLLSFPPGRVNLLLLGSDRQPGERVGRTDTIILVSIDPEGPSARLLSIPRDLWVYIPGWQSHKINTAYPHGELSGYPGGGYGLLRDTLRYNLGIVTHGYALVDFQGMRAIIDALGGVDVLVRCPLYDVFPDPDDPTITGTLNLPAPGYYHLDGKQALWYMRSRYSTGDADRARRQQQVLEGMLDRLKEGGWLSRAPALWSGLRRTVQTDLGLDEVLWLASLGLRMDRSRIARGSLHPVVASARITTTLENELFIYLPTEQTYAYLERFLLGPLPSQASPLTRVELINASGNALYAGMAVEILREAGFGVVRTAEVEPDGRPSRVLALHPGSSAGAAQSLLRALHLPASRLESAPEPGAEVAYRIWLGADFNPCGR from the coding sequence ATGACCATGCGATGGCTGGGAAGAGCGCTGGCGCTCATCGGCTTCTTGATGGTGCTTCAGAGCCTGGCATGGATGTCCCGCGTCCCCCCGATGGGGGCGAGCCCTTCCCGTTTGGCGAACGGCGAGGAGGCCGCGACGGCGATCCCATCGCCCGCTTTGCCCGCGGCGCCGTCGCCGACGCCAGCCCCTTCTCCGATGCCGACCGCGACGCCTACGCCGGTGCCGCCCACCCCGACGCCCACGCCGGGGCTCCCCGCGCGCTGGGCGCTCACCCCCACGCCCCCTCCGGCGCCTGTCGGGGTCCCGGAGGGCGCGCCCCCTCCCCGTCCGCTCCTCTCTTTCCCTCCGGGCCGCGTCAACCTTCTGTTGCTGGGAAGCGACCGGCAGCCGGGGGAACGGGTCGGTCGCACGGATACCATCATCCTGGTTTCCATTGATCCGGAGGGCCCCTCCGCCCGCCTGCTCAGCATCCCTCGCGATCTGTGGGTGTATATCCCGGGCTGGCAGTCCCACAAGATCAACACGGCTTACCCCCACGGGGAGCTCTCCGGGTATCCCGGCGGCGGCTACGGTCTTCTCCGCGACACCCTGCGCTACAATCTGGGGATCGTCACCCACGGATACGCGCTGGTGGACTTCCAGGGGATGCGGGCGATCATCGACGCCCTGGGCGGGGTGGATGTCCTGGTCCGCTGCCCCCTTTACGACGTCTTCCCGGATCCCGATGATCCGACCATCACGGGGACGCTGAATCTGCCTGCTCCCGGCTATTATCATCTGGACGGCAAGCAGGCCCTGTGGTATATGCGATCCCGTTATTCCACCGGCGATGCGGATCGCGCCCGCCGCCAGCAGCAGGTGCTGGAAGGGATGCTGGATCGTCTGAAGGAGGGCGGATGGCTGTCCCGGGCGCCCGCCCTCTGGTCCGGCCTGCGTCGGACCGTGCAGACGGATCTGGGGTTAGATGAGGTGCTCTGGCTGGCCTCCCTGGGGCTTCGCATGGACCGTTCGCGCATCGCGCGCGGCTCCCTGCATCCGGTGGTGGCTTCGGCGAGGATCACGACCACTTTGGAGAACGAGCTGTTCATTTATCTGCCCACAGAGCAAACGTATGCTTATCTGGAGCGGTTCCTGCTCGGGCCGCTTCCATCCCAGGCCTCTCCGCTCACCCGGGTGGAGCTGATCAACGCCAGCGGGAACGCGCTTTACGCCGGGATGGCCGTGGAGATCCTGCGGGAGGCCGGGTTCGGCGTGGTCCGCACGGCGGAGGTGGAACCGGACGGGCGGCCGAGCCGGGTGCTGGCGCTCCATCCGGGGAGCTCGGCCGGGGCGGCCCAATCCCTCCTGCGCGCGCTTCATCTGCCGGCGTCCCGGCTGGAGTCCGCCCCCGAGCCCGGGGCGGAGGTCGCCTATCGCATCTGGCTGGGCGCGGATTTCAACCCATGTGGGCGCTGA
- a CDS encoding cell division protein FtsQ/DivIB — protein MAVALWAWRPVGSRLAALGLLGLWLIGGGILLGHEAFYTRLDVAGARTLSPDALAAAAGIDGLHIFWVNPEEAAAAVRQRFPSLESAEVRCRWPALCTLFVVEGQAPWEWISGDLRLILDGEGRVIEGGTVQARRRLEVHGLPPPTPGQRVDPGLWARMQELSQAFPEVSVFRYEAGRGFSFVDPAGWTVWLGEFGSMSARAAVWRALRSALAAQHPAPAYLDLRVPEAPAVGFQVERIQP, from the coding sequence ATGGCGGTGGCCCTCTGGGCGTGGCGGCCGGTGGGCTCCCGGCTGGCCGCCCTGGGGTTGCTGGGGCTCTGGCTGATCGGTGGGGGGATCCTTCTGGGGCATGAGGCCTTCTACACCCGCCTGGATGTGGCCGGGGCGCGGACGCTTTCGCCGGACGCGCTGGCCGCGGCCGCGGGGATCGATGGCCTGCACATTTTTTGGGTGAACCCGGAGGAGGCCGCGGCCGCCGTCCGCCAGCGGTTCCCCTCCCTGGAGTCCGCTGAGGTGCGCTGTCGCTGGCCGGCCCTCTGCACGCTCTTTGTGGTGGAGGGTCAGGCCCCCTGGGAGTGGATCAGCGGGGATCTGCGCCTGATCCTGGATGGGGAGGGCCGGGTGATCGAGGGAGGGACCGTCCAGGCCCGTCGGCGCCTGGAGGTCCACGGCCTGCCGCCTCCGACGCCCGGGCAGCGGGTGGACCCCGGGTTGTGGGCCCGCATGCAGGAGCTGTCCCAGGCCTTCCCGGAGGTCTCTGTCTTCCGCTACGAGGCCGGTCGAGGGTTCTCCTTCGTCGATCCCGCCGGCTGGACCGTATGGCTGGGGGAGTTCGGCTCGATGTCCGCCCGGGCGGCGGTCTGGCGGGCGCTGCGCTCCGCTCTGGCCGCCCAGCATCCCGCCCCGGCATATCTCGACCTGCGTGTCCCGGAAGCGCCGGCCGTCGGTTTTCAGGTTGAAAGGATCCAACCATGA
- a CDS encoding D-alanine--D-alanine ligase family protein, producing the protein MKRRIRVGVLFGGRSGEHEVSLLSAQSVIRALDKTKYEVIPIGITKEGRWLTRGDPMKALTGGAVTMADLIGTEPVVEPESAAPLARAERRELIPGVHADGIPQVDVIFPVLHGPFGEDGTIQGLLELADIPYVGAGVLASAVGMDKVAMKDIFRAHGLPVARYIVVFRREWERDPEGVMERVEREIGFPCFVKPACLGSSVGVSKVKRREELPAALAEAARYGRKMLVERAIPSPREIEVSVLGNEDPIASVPGEVIPAGEFYDYAAKYLDDRTQLVIPAPLEEELAERVRALAIAAFRAIDACGMARVDFLLSRETGELVVNEINTIPGFTAVSMYPRLWEASGLPYPALLDRLIELALERYADRRRDAISYEGLTWLSALHDRRAREEDDGGPSTR; encoded by the coding sequence ATGAAACGGCGGATCCGTGTGGGGGTGCTCTTCGGCGGGAGGTCGGGGGAGCACGAGGTGAGCCTCCTGTCGGCCCAGTCGGTCATCCGGGCGCTGGATAAGACCAAATACGAGGTCATCCCCATCGGCATCACGAAAGAGGGCCGCTGGCTGACCCGGGGGGATCCGATGAAAGCCTTGACCGGCGGTGCCGTAACCATGGCCGACCTGATCGGAACGGAGCCGGTGGTGGAGCCGGAGTCGGCGGCTCCCCTCGCCCGCGCCGAGCGCCGCGAGCTCATCCCGGGGGTGCACGCCGATGGCATCCCGCAGGTGGACGTGATCTTCCCCGTGCTGCATGGACCCTTCGGGGAAGATGGCACCATCCAGGGCTTGCTGGAGCTGGCGGACATTCCCTACGTCGGGGCAGGGGTGTTGGCCTCGGCGGTGGGGATGGATAAGGTGGCGATGAAGGACATCTTCCGGGCCCACGGCCTGCCCGTGGCCCGTTACATCGTGGTCTTCCGACGGGAGTGGGAGCGGGATCCGGAGGGCGTGATGGAGCGGGTGGAGCGGGAGATCGGCTTCCCCTGTTTTGTGAAGCCCGCCTGCCTGGGATCCAGCGTCGGCGTCTCGAAGGTGAAGCGGCGGGAGGAGCTGCCGGCGGCCCTGGCCGAGGCGGCCCGCTATGGGCGCAAGATGCTGGTGGAGCGGGCCATCCCATCTCCCCGGGAGATCGAGGTGAGCGTGCTGGGGAACGAGGACCCCATCGCCTCCGTCCCCGGGGAGGTGATCCCGGCGGGGGAGTTCTACGACTACGCGGCGAAATACCTGGACGACCGCACGCAGCTGGTGATCCCCGCTCCCCTGGAGGAGGAGTTAGCGGAGCGCGTCCGCGCCCTGGCCATCGCGGCCTTCCGGGCCATCGACGCCTGCGGCATGGCGCGGGTGGACTTCCTGCTCTCCCGGGAGACCGGGGAGCTGGTGGTGAACGAGATCAACACCATCCCGGGCTTCACGGCGGTCAGCATGTATCCGCGCCTGTGGGAGGCCAGCGGGTTGCCGTATCCGGCGTTGCTGGACCGGTTGATCGAGCTGGCCCTGGAGCGCTACGCCGATCGCCGGCGGGACGCCATCTCCTATGAGGGGTTGACATGGCTTTCCGCTCTTCACGATCGCCGCGCGCGGGAAGAAGACGACGGCGGACCCTCCACGCGGTGA
- a CDS encoding ribonuclease HI family protein yields the protein MPRAAPDYIVIFDGGSRGNPGPGYGSYRLRTRDGREDVRRLEFGEAMTNNEAEYRTLIAALDDLIGRIEQTGKDPSAFTVEIRGDSRLILAQLRGEFRVRAAHLRPLWEAARARLVRFREARLIWQPRKASVKDLGH from the coding sequence ATGCCGCGCGCCGCGCCGGACTACATCGTGATCTTCGATGGCGGCAGCCGGGGCAACCCGGGCCCCGGTTACGGCTCGTATCGCCTCCGCACGCGGGACGGACGGGAGGATGTGCGCCGGCTGGAGTTCGGGGAGGCGATGACCAACAACGAGGCGGAGTATCGCACCCTCATCGCCGCCCTCGACGACCTGATCGGCCGAATCGAACAGACGGGAAAGGACCCCTCCGCCTTCACCGTGGAGATCCGAGGGGACAGCCGGCTGATCCTGGCCCAGCTGCGGGGCGAGTTCCGGGTGCGGGCGGCCCATCTGCGCCCCCTCTGGGAGGCGGCCCGGGCGCGCCTCGTCCGGTTCCGCGAGGCCCGGCTCATCTGGCAGCCCCGAAAGGCCTCCGTAAAGGATCTGGGGCACTGA